GCGGTATTTTTCCAGTGTTGCGGTAAGTTGTTTACTACTTGCCGTTGGTGAAAGCACTCTATGGAAAGAATTTTCACGGATAGCTTGCAATCCGAAGTGTTCAACTTGCTCTTTAAATGAATCACGTAACCCTAATCCCGGCATGTCGATAATGATTCGGTCATAACTTTTTGCAGCATCGCGTATGGTATTTGCGAATGTTATGCTGTCACGAATTTCGTAATAACCCATGTCGCAAAGCTGTGCGTAGTGCCGTAACAATAATCTGCCGTTACCCCGAGCGCAATCTGCATTGATAAAACAGATACGCATCGATTGATTTTGTTTACGCAATTCCAGTGCCATACGAACTGCAGCACTGGTTTTACCTGCACCGAAAGGGCCGACAAAAGTGTGAACACGACCTTTCCACTCATTTCCCCAAGGCTTGAACGTGATCAGGTCACCAAGCGGGCCAAGAATAGACATGCCGGCATCACTTTTAAGCGGGCGTACAAGGCGAAGAATTACGGTATCGTCAATATCATGGCGCTGGAGGTGTTCCAGTGCAAGACGCTGGCGCGGAGAAAGCTTGTGCAGTTGGAGGCGAGGTTTAACGAGTTCCGCAATGTACTCTTTAATTTCTGACCACTCTTCATGCCAGCGGCTCCAGCCGGAAGGCGCTGCATATTCCTGAGTTTCAGCTTCCTGAATTTCATCCACCGCATGTTCTACGCCGGCAGTAATCTGGCACCAGCGGCTGTCCGCATCTCTGCCTTCCTGTTTAGAAAGAATTACTGCTTCTTCACCCATTTCCTGTTTGATCTGAGCGAGTACGGACCGTGTTGTCTGTCCTGAGAATGTTTTTACCTGCATATTAGATTCCTACATTACCAACAGTGTTCAAACGAATGTCTGCAGGTATTTCTGCTTGAGATATTACCGGAATGTTCGGGATAAATCTCATAATAAGTTGAGAAAGATGCGGACGTACCATCGGGGATGTCAGAATAACCGGCTGACCATCCGCAACGACAGCGTTTTCTACAGCTGAGTTTACGGCCTGAATAACCTGCTGGGCTGTGGCAGGGTCAAGAGCAAGGTATGCACCGCCCTCTGTCTGTCGGATAGATTCCTGAACAGTTTTTTCCACATTCGGGTCCAGCATAATAATCGGGAGCGTATTTTCCTGATCCATATACGGTCTAACAATTGTACGTGCTAAGCGTTCGCGGACATACTCTGTGAGTACATCTGGATTTTTAACGCTTGTTCCGTAGTCCGCGAGAGTTTCAACAATAGTGAGCAGATCGCGGATCGAAATATTTTCTCGTACGAGATTTTGCAGAACTTTTTGCACTGCGCCCAAAGTGAGCACGTTTGGTACAAGTTCTTCCACAGCTTTTGGTGCGTGCTTGGCAAGGTTATCAAGCAGAGACTGAACTTCCTGACGACCAAGGAAATCAGCAAGGCTGCGTTTGAATACCTCGGTAAGGTGCGTTGCAATAACCGTAGATGGGTCAACAACAGTGTACCCTGCAAGTACTGCTTCTTCTTTTTGAACTTCCGGTACCCACAGCGCTGGCAGGTTAAATGCCGGTTCACGGGTTTCGATGCCTTTAATGGAGTGACGGGCATCGCCCGGATCCATCGCGAGGAAATGGTCGATGAGAATTTCTGCTCCTGCCATTTCATTGCCTTTGATAAGGACTGTGTACTGTCCGGGTTTAAGCTGCAGGTTGTCACGAAGATGCAGGGACGGAATAATGACACCCATATCCAGTGCAAACTGTCTGCGGATTGTTCTGATACGGGAGAGCAGGTTGCCGTCCTGTGCTTCATCAACAAGCGGAATAAGACCGTAACCAACTTCCAGTTCCAGAGCATCCAGAGGAAGAAGAGACTGTACTGCTTCCGGAGTATCCAATGCTTCTTGAGCTTTTTCACCGTCTTTCTGTTCACCCCCCGCGCCTGCACCGGTACGCTGGGCAACATCTGCACTTGCGTTGGATGTAAGTTTTGCAATGACAAACATGCAGATTGCGAAGAATGAAAATGCAAGGAACGGCATACCCGGAACCAGAGCAAATACGAGAAGTACGCAGCCGACCAGATTAAGTGCTTTAGAATTAGATGTAAGCTGACCGATGAACTCTTCACCCATTTTCGCTTCAGCCGCGGCACGGGATACGATGATGCCGGCAGCGGTGGAGATAATGAGAGACGGAATTGTGGATACGAGACCATCACCAACGGTGAGAAGAGTGTATGTGGAAAGAGCGTCATTCCATGACATGCCGTTTTGGAAAACAGCAATCAGGATGCCTGCAGTAATGTTGACTATAGTAATAAGCAGACCCGCCATTACGTCACCCTGAACGAACTTACCGGCACCGTCCATTGCACCGTAGAAGTCAGCTTCCCGGCGAATAGTTTCGCGGCGCATGGTGGCAGTTTTTTCATCAAGGAGACCTGCGTTCAAGTCTGCCTCAATTGCCATCTGCTTACCCGGCATAGCATCAAGAGTGAATCGGGCTGCTACTTCTGCGATACGTGTTGTACCGGAGGTAATAACCATTTTATTCAGGATAAAAAGAATCGCGAAGATTACGATACCGATAACATAATTACCGCCGACAACGAATTGGCCGAAGGATTGAATTACATCACCGGCAGCGTCCGGCCCTTCACTGCCGTGCAGCAGGATAAGACGGGTTGTTGCCACGTTAAGGGCAAGGCGGAATAGTGTTGTTACAAGCAGCAAGGTCGGGAAAATTGAAAATTCCAGCGGTGACTTGATGAACATAGATGTTACGAGCACCAGTAACGACAGAGAGATGGACATGCTGAGCATGACGTCCATAAGCAGGGTCGGGATAGGGATGAGCATTACAAAAAGAATGAGCACCACACCGCCTGCAAGGAGTAAATCACCGTGCTGAGAGAAACGTTCGTAATTGATTGTAGAAGCATTTGCGCTGGCAGCCATATTTCCGACACCTTTTTCGAAGAGTTGTATAACGCCTGAGTAAAACCAGTTCTGTTTGTTAACCTACTGTTTTTGCTTAAACTTATTGAGTGATGCGAGGATGGAAGCTACTGCTTTGTAGAGATCTTCCGGAATTTGATCACCCACCTTCACTGACTTATACAAAGCTCGTGCCAGAGGCACGTTTTCTCGCAGAGGAATGTTATTTTCTTTTGCAATTTCTCTAATTTTTTTAGCAATGTTGTCTGCCCCCATAGCTACAACGATAGGCGCCGGAGCTTCCATAGCGTTGTAACGCAGAGCTACAGAGATATGCGTCGGGTTTGTGACAATCACGTCCGCTTTCGGAACATCTTGCATCATGCGTTTCTGGGACATCTCAGCCATTTTTTGGCGTTGCTGAGACCGCACTTTCGGGTCACCTTCTGCTTGTTTGTGTTCGTCTTTAACTTCGTCTTTGGACATCTTGATGTTCTCTTCGTAGTCCCAGCGGGAGTAGAAGTAGTCCGCAAGAGCAATGGCGAGCATGGCAAGCATAGCGTACAGAGACACCTTAAATATGAGGCGAAGCATATATTCTGCTATGCCTTCCGGTGTTGAGTTGTAGAGAAGGATAAAGTTGTCCATTTCATCCGTAATGACGAGGTACGGGGCAATACCGATAACGGCTGCAAACGCGATGCTTTTAATAAGTCGGACAAGCGTCTGCATGGACAAGAACATGTTTTTCATCCCTTTTATCGGGTTGAATTTGTTCCATTTCGGTTTGAATACCTTCACTGTCCACAGATGCCCAACCTGAACACGCATGGATAGTCCGGCAAAGAGAAACAGAAAGAAAAAAACAGGGATGAGCATGACTGCAAGGTCGTAAGCCACATCATTAATAAAGTTGATGGCAGACTTGGTTGTCATGTCGAGCGTGGCGTCAAATGTATAGCATGAGCGCATAATGCTTTGAATACGTTCGTTAATGACGCCAATCCACGCATAGACAATAATAATCCCCGCAAGGGTGGTTGCGGCTTTAGGAACTTCTTGCGATTTGGCGACGTCACCGTCTTCGCGGGTCTTGTCCCGCTTCTTGGGCGTCGCCTTTTCAGTCTTACTCGGATCGCTTTGTGGCATGTCTGTGTGTCCTGTTTATTATTGCAACAGCGGAGAGCCGGCTTTCATCAGGTTGGAGAACATCGGGGCGAGGCTCATGATAAGTTGTTCCATACGTTGTCCCATCAGTGTGAAGAGCATTCCGATGAAAACAAGACCCACGGCGATTTTGACTGGAAAACCGAGCATGAGAAGGTTCATTTGCGGTGCTGCACGCCCCATAAGGCCGAGAGTTAATTCTACAAGCATAAGAGAAATCATAACCGGAGCAGCAACTTTAATTGCTAAAACAAACATTGTAAGGGATAAACTGAGGATCTCCTGACCTACTGTGGCAGAGAGGACAAGTCCTCCCGGCGGAATAAGATCGAATGAATCCGTAAGTGCTTTAATGAGATATAGGTGACCGTTTGCAACAATGAAAACGGTAAAACTCAATTGATACAGAAGGATAGATGTGATTCCTTCCTGTTCGCCTGAGGATGGGTTAGCAAGGGTAAGCATAGAGAAACCCATCTGGAAACCGATAACCTGACCACCTGTTCTGATGCCTGCAAAGATAAATCTGACCGCAAGCCCCAGTAGAATGCCGAGCAGAATTTCACTGACCATTATCATCGCAATTTCAAAAGGATGAGCAGGAAATGATGATGCTTTGAGAGATAATGACGGGAATATGGCGAGGGTAAGCATGAGGCATACAGAAGCCTTTACCAGACGGGGGATGGTTTTCCCTTCAAAGAATGGCAGCAGAAAAACTACAAGGCTGAGTCGCATGAGTGTGAGCAGAAAACTTAGAAATTCTGCCATATCAAAATTAAAGATGTCCATATATAAAGAATAGCAAGAGTTGCGCCAGTCTTTGAATAATCAGGGTTTTCACGTGATGGGACATCTCAACTTGTCTCAACCTGTCAGACAGATGACGCCCTTGCAAAGTGGAAATGATTCTGGCAATCCACGCAGATTGAGACAAAAAGTGCATTTTTAATTGCAACAAATTGTCTTAATGTACGAAAAGGATTTTTGTTAACAAACTGGAATTCACAAACTTTGGAGAAGTAATGGACCTTTTGCCTATTAAGCGAGCACTGTTGAGTGCTACTGATAAGACTGGGTTGGTCGAATTTGCGACGTTCTTAAGCGAAAATGGTGTGGAGTTGGTTTCTACCGGCGGTACAGCACGTATGCTTAAAGAAGCCGGGCTGAAGGTTACACCTGTAAGTGAGGTTACCGGATTCCCTGAAATCCTTGGCGGCAGGGTAAAAACCCTTAACCCGTTTATTCATGGTGGTATCCTTGCAGACAAGGATAACCCGGAGCATCTTGCTACCCTTAAAGAGCATGAAATTGCAGCGTTCGATTTGATCGTAGTAAACCTCTACAACTTTGAGAACGCAGCAGCACGCGGTCTTGATTTACGCGGCGCAGTGGAAGAAATTGACATCGGCGGCCCTTGTATGCTTCGTGCCGCAGCGAAAAATTTTCATTCTATTCTCGTTCTTCCGGATCCTTCCGAGTATAAAGCTGTACAGAAGGAACTGCTCGAAAATGATATGCGCGTAGGGCTTGCACTTCGTCGTGATATGGCGGTAAAAACATTTGCGCGTACTTCTCAGTACGATGGAATGATTACGGAGTATCTTGCTAGCAAAGATATTTAAATAACATATATTCAAATGCCTCCGGCGGCTGAGGGGAATTCCCCCTCCTGAAAAACCGACAAGGTTTGGATGAAGTACGGTGAGTTACGGAACGTAAGTGTAGGTTGACCAGCTTCATAATGAATTGGCTGACTTCGCTGATGAAACACTTTGGATAGTCAAGAAAAGCCTTTTTCCAGAAAGCTTTTTTGGCCGCCAGAGCCGTCCCGCTGACAAGCGCTGCCGGAGGCAACAGAAAAAACAGGAGTTCATCATAGCCTCTAAGGTTCTCGGCAACACACAAGGACTCAAACCGAGTCAGTTAAAATCTCTCCAGCGGCTTTTTGCCCGCCGTTATCCAGTGAAAGAGGGATATACTTCCGATCAGGCGCACGAACTTGCGGCTATTTCCCGCAGCGTTGGCAGACAGATAGCATTGCTTATTGACCGCCAAGGCAAGCCACAGATGGTTCTGGTGGGTGACACCGGCGCCATTTATATTCCGGAACTTCCTCGCGCTCGATCCAGTAGCGATCGTTTACGTGGTCTGCGTCTTGTTCATACTCATTTGAACGATGCACTTCTTTCGCAGGAAGACCTGATGGATATGCTCTTCTTACGTCTGGATTCTGTTTCAGTGCTTACTGTCGATGGCATGGGCGCTCCTGTTTCCTTTCAGTCTGCTCATATTCTCCCTGTACCTTCCGAAGACGGCGCGTCGTACAATGTGCACGAAGCTACCTCGTGGGAAAAAGTAGATATTGATTTTGAAGCGCAGACCGAGGCTCTTGAAGAAGAGCTTGCACGAACAGCAGATAGTGCCCGCAAACAAAGCGGCTCAGAACATGCGGTTCTGGTAAGTGTCAGCACACAGCCAAAGGATGTTCAAGAGTCACACCTGAATGAACTGGCAGAGCTTGCTGACACCGCAGGTGTTTCTGTTGCAGGTAAACTTGTGCAGCGGGTGCATCAGGTAAATCATAAATTTATTATGGGTAGAGGTAAGCTTGCAGAGCTGGAAATCCTTTGCCTTCAGGGTAATGCTTCCATGATCATTTTTGATGGTGAGCTTTCCCCTGCGCAGTTGCGTAACCTTACGGAAGTAACTGAACGAAAGGTTATTGATAGGACGCAGCTGATTCTCGATATTTTTGCACAGCACGCTACAACGCGTGCAGGCAAATTACAGGTTGAGATGGCACAACTGCAGTACGCACTGCCGCGTCTGGTTGGTAAAAACCGTGCAATGGACAGATTGATGGGTGGTATCGGTGGCCGTGGGCCGGGTGAAACCAAGCTTGAAACTGACCGACGAAAAGTGCGTGATCGCATTGCCCGTTTTAAAAAAGAGCTTGCTGCATTACGTAAGCAGCGTGCGTATGCGCGTGATCGCCGTAACAAGGCTCGCGTACCAGTCGCTGCGCTTGTGGGCTACACAAACGCGGGCAAGTCGACCACACTTAATGCTTTGACCAACTCAACGGTGCTTGCGGAGAATAAACTGTTTGCAACGCTTGATCCCACAACCCGCAGACTGCGTTTTCCAGAAGAACGTGAGCTTATTCTGACAGATACCGTAGGATTTATCCGAAATTTACCGAAAGAGTTGCGCGAAGCGTTCCGTGCAACGCTTGAAGAGCTTGAGGCCGCAGACCTGTTGCTGCATGTAGCAGATGCCGGACATCCGGAATTGGAAAAGCAGATTGCAGCTGTTGAACGTATTCTTGAGGACATGGAACTGCACGAAATTCCGACAACGCTGATCCTGAATAAGTGGGATACGCTTGATGAGGAACAGCAGGAGGCATTGACCCATTTATACCCCAATGCAATCCATATCGCTGCCAAAAGCAGGCTGGGACTTGATGAACTTTCTCAGGTGATTATTGATCGCATTGATTGGGAACGCGGATTAGTGATCTAATCAACGATAAATACAAAGAAAAAGCGTCCTTGTGGAGTACTTCCGCAAGGACGCTTTTTTATTTTTCGAAAAGAAAGTCAAAGAGGGGATGCCAGATTGTGTGGCTTGAACTATACCCTCTAAAAAGACAAAGGCTTGAGGAGCCACCTCAAGCCGTAAATATGTCTTTAGTGAATTTAAGAAGTACTTTTTATATAGCAGGATGTGTGCCAAGTTTTTGATATCTTCAGCATTATTAATAAGTCCTTTAAAGTCAATAGTTTGTGTTTTTTGGGTTAGTTGCTTGTGAAATCTAACCGTAGAAAAAATTGTACTCAAAGGGGGTAAGCCTAGAAAAGACAGTATAAAATTTTGCACAATGCGAAAGCTCTTAGATATGAGACTCTCAAAAAAATGGCGCTAATTCTCAGACAACTATAGAAAAAATGATGCATGGGAGGTTTGGAAAGAAAAAACTTCAGAGTAAAACAAAGATCGTACGAAACTTGTTCTGGCTAATACGCTGATTGCAGTTCCAACATGTGACTTGATAGTTGTGGGAGGGCGGATGCGTGAAAGGAAGGTTCATTAAAAATGATGAGAAGAGAAAAATATTTCATTTATTATAGATTGTTATGTTTGAAGCGCGCCTGTAGCTCTCATGACAATACGTAAGTCAAAAATATTTTACTTTTCTGTTATGCTACGTTTGAGCATGTATATTTTATAGGTTTTTTTTGTAAAATGCTTATAAATACAATGCCTTACTTGTGCTGATGCGTTATTCTGAGTAGCTGAATGCGATAGCTGTATCGCATGGAAATGATACGATGAATGGGCTTATTGTTATAGATGCAACGTGTGATTCTACAACTTCTGGACAGTTTTCAGTCCTGTGTTACTTTATTAGTAGGTAAAGAGAGCTGTGAGTCGTCCTTAGGTGAGTTTAGATAAGGGCTATCCAGAAGTCTCAGAAGTGTAGATCGATGCCGCGCATCGTATCCCGCCAAACGCGCTAGCCCTGTGGCACGTCATTGCACAGGGTATAAAGACTGATCATCAGTCTGCGCAGAAACGTGGTTGAGGATTTGAGTTGGATAACCTCGACAGGAGGGTATAAGTCACGGAAAATCGGTATCCTCATAATGGCAAATAGAGTTGCCCTTGATGTGGGGTTGGATCGTTGCCCCCAAGTTCGTGCACAGCAAAGGTTCCTGAGGTAACTCATGAACATACCGGTCACCGGAAATTGTGCACTTTTTTTGTCTGCGATTTACTCACGGTGCATCGTATTTCCATCCGACCAACCAGCCGGTTAACAATGCGCTTTGTATGAGCAACTTTTTTGACCAACGTTATGTTTTGCTTTTCTTTCAGAGACAGTATTGGTCTAAGTTGTTGTCTTACATTGCATGAGGCAGACAGACCGTGAATGTGGCTCCCTGATTCTGTGCTGCTGTGACAGAAATAGTCCCGCTGTGGTTGTTGGTAATAATGTAGTAAGAAACTGAAAGCCCCAATCCTGTACCATCGCCTACAGGTTTTGTCGTGTAGAATGGTTCAAATATGCGTTTGCGCACGTCTTCCCCCATTCCCGGGCCGTTGTCGGCTATGGTAATCATAACACCGGATGCAGTCTGCTGTGTTGTAATGACAATTTTTGGATTTTCAATTGTCGGAACAGCCGATGCAAAAGCCTGTGCTGCGTTTTTTAACAAGTTAAGCAGCACCTGTTCAATTTCTTGTGGAGCACACGACAGTTGTGAAACATTTTTATCAAATTCACGGATAATTTTAATCTGATTAAAATTTTGTTGTGTTTTCAGGTGGTAGTCATTTGCAGCAAGCTCAATGGACTTATCAATGATGCAGTGTATGTTGCACGGGATGAGTTTTGTGTCTGAGCCTCTGCAAAACTCGAGCATGTTCGCAATAATTGACGCAGCTCGCTTTCCGCATTCTGAAACACCATCCAGTAGTCCGAAAATTTCCCGTTGCTCCATGTATTCATTCACTTTATCCAGCGAAAGATTGAGTTGTTTAGCTATGTGGATGTTTGGAGCAAGGTCAATGCTGAAACGGCGTTGAATATTTTGTACTCCTTGAAGAATTCCCCCGAGCGGGTTGTTTATTTCATGTGCCATACCTGCTGCAAGCCCGCTTATAGAAGCCATTTTTTCTGCCTGAATAATACGCTCTTCCATACGCAGACGTTCTGAAATGTCATCAATTCGCAATACCGCGACATGGTCATTACCTATATTTACAGGGAAAATAATGATGTCATAGGTGACAAGTACACCTTTTCGAATCGAAGTAAATTTTGGTACGTGTATAGGTGTAAGAGTCTCAAACGATTTTTCAATATGCTGTTCAAGGAAAGTCAGTTCCGGTATTATCTGGCTGAAACGCTTTCCTTCTGCGTTAGTGGTTATGATTCCGGTACGGTCTTCTATT
This portion of the Halodesulfovibrio aestuarii DSM 17919 = ATCC 29578 genome encodes:
- a CDS encoding flagellar biosynthesis protein FlhF — its product is MQVKTFSGQTTRSVLAQIKQEMGEEAVILSKQEGRDADSRWCQITAGVEHAVDEIQEAETQEYAAPSGWSRWHEEWSEIKEYIAELVKPRLQLHKLSPRQRLALEHLQRHDIDDTVILRLVRPLKSDAGMSILGPLGDLITFKPWGNEWKGRVHTFVGPFGAGKTSAAVRMALELRKQNQSMRICFINADCARGNGRLLLRHYAQLCDMGYYEIRDSITFANTIRDAAKSYDRIIIDMPGLGLRDSFKEQVEHFGLQAIRENSFHRVLSPTASSKQLTATLEKYRAVKGGSIVWTKIDEACTFGTIINTAVSTGLPISAFSYGAGLKGTLVPAKDVMLWRLIFKNQLPGEYTIHQNA
- the flhA gene encoding flagellar biosynthesis protein FlhA, whose translation is MAASANASTINYERFSQHGDLLLAGGVVLILFVMLIPIPTLLMDVMLSMSISLSLLVLVTSMFIKSPLEFSIFPTLLLVTTLFRLALNVATTRLILLHGSEGPDAAGDVIQSFGQFVVGGNYVIGIVIFAILFILNKMVITSGTTRIAEVAARFTLDAMPGKQMAIEADLNAGLLDEKTATMRRETIRREADFYGAMDGAGKFVQGDVMAGLLITIVNITAGILIAVFQNGMSWNDALSTYTLLTVGDGLVSTIPSLIISTAAGIIVSRAAAEAKMGEEFIGQLTSNSKALNLVGCVLLVFALVPGMPFLAFSFFAICMFVIAKLTSNASADVAQRTGAGAGGEQKDGEKAQEALDTPEAVQSLLPLDALELEVGYGLIPLVDEAQDGNLLSRIRTIRRQFALDMGVIIPSLHLRDNLQLKPGQYTVLIKGNEMAGAEILIDHFLAMDPGDARHSIKGIETREPAFNLPALWVPEVQKEEAVLAGYTVVDPSTVIATHLTEVFKRSLADFLGRQEVQSLLDNLAKHAPKAVEELVPNVLTLGAVQKVLQNLVRENISIRDLLTIVETLADYGTSVKNPDVLTEYVRERLARTIVRPYMDQENTLPIIMLDPNVEKTVQESIRQTEGGAYLALDPATAQQVIQAVNSAVENAVVADGQPVILTSPMVRPHLSQLIMRFIPNIPVISQAEIPADIRLNTVGNVGI
- the flhB gene encoding flagellar biosynthesis protein FlhB codes for the protein MPQSDPSKTEKATPKKRDKTREDGDVAKSQEVPKAATTLAGIIIVYAWIGVINERIQSIMRSCYTFDATLDMTTKSAINFINDVAYDLAVMLIPVFFFLFLFAGLSMRVQVGHLWTVKVFKPKWNKFNPIKGMKNMFLSMQTLVRLIKSIAFAAVIGIAPYLVITDEMDNFILLYNSTPEGIAEYMLRLIFKVSLYAMLAMLAIALADYFYSRWDYEENIKMSKDEVKDEHKQAEGDPKVRSQQRQKMAEMSQKRMMQDVPKADVIVTNPTHISVALRYNAMEAPAPIVVAMGADNIAKKIREIAKENNIPLRENVPLARALYKSVKVGDQIPEDLYKAVASILASLNKFKQKQ
- the fliR gene encoding flagellar biosynthetic protein FliR, whose translation is MAEFLSFLLTLMRLSLVVFLLPFFEGKTIPRLVKASVCLMLTLAIFPSLSLKASSFPAHPFEIAMIMVSEILLGILLGLAVRFIFAGIRTGGQVIGFQMGFSMLTLANPSSGEQEGITSILLYQLSFTVFIVANGHLYLIKALTDSFDLIPPGGLVLSATVGQEILSLSLTMFVLAIKVAAPVMISLMLVELTLGLMGRAAPQMNLLMLGFPVKIAVGLVFIGMLFTLMGQRMEQLIMSLAPMFSNLMKAGSPLLQ
- a CDS encoding IMP cyclohydrolase, coding for MDLLPIKRALLSATDKTGLVEFATFLSENGVELVSTGGTARMLKEAGLKVTPVSEVTGFPEILGGRVKTLNPFIHGGILADKDNPEHLATLKEHEIAAFDLIVVNLYNFENAAARGLDLRGAVEEIDIGGPCMLRAAAKNFHSILVLPDPSEYKAVQKELLENDMRVGLALRRDMAVKTFARTSQYDGMITEYLASKDI
- the hflX gene encoding GTPase HflX, whose product is MVLVGDTGAIYIPELPRARSSSDRLRGLRLVHTHLNDALLSQEDLMDMLFLRLDSVSVLTVDGMGAPVSFQSAHILPVPSEDGASYNVHEATSWEKVDIDFEAQTEALEEELARTADSARKQSGSEHAVLVSVSTQPKDVQESHLNELAELADTAGVSVAGKLVQRVHQVNHKFIMGRGKLAELEILCLQGNASMIIFDGELSPAQLRNLTEVTERKVIDRTQLILDIFAQHATTRAGKLQVEMAQLQYALPRLVGKNRAMDRLMGGIGGRGPGETKLETDRRKVRDRIARFKKELAALRKQRAYARDRRNKARVPVAALVGYTNAGKSTTLNALTNSTVLAENKLFATLDPTTRRLRFPEERELILTDTVGFIRNLPKELREAFRATLEELEAADLLLHVADAGHPELEKQIAAVERILEDMELHEIPTTLILNKWDTLDEEQQEALTHLYPNAIHIAAKSRLGLDELSQVIIDRIDWERGLVI